The DNA region CATCCGCACGCGATAGCGCGCGTAGCAGTCGCCCGCCGTCTCCACGGGCACCTTGAAGTCGAAGTCCTCGTAGGAAGAATAGGGCTCGGCGCGTCGGATGTCGTAGTTGACGCCGGAGCCGCGGATGAGCGGGCCCGAGATGCCAACTTCCTGCGCGAGCTCGCGCGACACGGTGCCCACGCCCTGGGTGCGGGCCATGAAAAAGGCGTTGGACTCGAGCATCTCCTCGAACTCGCCGATGCGCCCGTCGATCTTGTCGACGGTGGCGCGACACTTCTGGGCCCAGCCCGCCGGAATGTCATAGCGCGTGCCGCCGACCTGGTGGAGGCCGTAGAGCAGCCGCGCGCCCGTGAGCGACTCGAAGAGGTCGAGCACATCCTCACGCTCGCGGATGCAGTAGAGGAACACCGTGGCCCCGCCGCCCAGCGCGCCGCCCATGTCGAGGCACCAGGTGCCGAGCCAGAGGCAATGCGAGGCCACGCGCTGCAGCTCCGCCGCGATCACGCGCAGGTACTGCGCGCGCTTGGGCACGTCGATCTTGCCCACCATCTCGGCCGCGCGGACATAGGCGAGCTCGCTCGTCATGGCCGCCACGTAGTCGGTCTTCGACGCGATGGACGGGTACTGCGTGTAGGTCAGCGTCTCGGCGAGCTTCTCGTGGCAGCGGTGGAGATAGCCGATGACGGCGTCGACGGCGACCACCGTCTCGCCCTCGAGGGTCAGGATGGCGCGGAAGACGCCGTGGGTGGAGGGGTGCTGGGGCCCCATGTTCATGGTGAGGCGCTCCGCGCCTGCGTAGCCCATCTCGAGAACTTGCCGACCTTCGATATCCATGAGGCGGCCGTCTACCGATATGGCGGATACGGCGTGTCGACGGCGTAGGACTTCAGGAGCGGGTGGCCTTCCCAGTCGTGCGGCAGGAGGATGCGCCGGAGGTCCCCGTGGCCTTCGAAGCGCACGCCGAACATGTCATAGCACTCGCGCTCCATCCAGTCCGCCCCGCGCCACACGGGCACCAGCGAGGGGCAGCTCGTCTCCCCCGCCCCCAGCTTGCACTTCATCATGAGGGCGAAGCGGGCCTCGAGATTCTCGACCCGCGCCACCACCTCGAGCCCCTGCTCCTTCCAGTCCACGGCCGAGACGAAGCTCAGGTAGCCGCAGCCGAGCTCGGCCCTGGCGAAGCGGCCGAGGGCCAGCCACTGGTCAGCCGGCGCCTCGACCACGAGCAGCGGGCCCTCGCCAGAGGCGCCGATCCCGAATCGCTCCTGGATGAGGGGGCGCGCTTGCGTGTGGGTCAGCACCCTAGTCGATCTTCTCGGTGGGCGCGGGGCGCTGGCCCGTCTTGCGGAAGTGGGAGATCTGATCCTGGAGCTTGAGGAGACCGTAGAGGAGCGATTCGGGCGGCGGCGGGCAGCCCGGCACGTAGACATCCACCGGGATCACGCGATCCACGCCCTTGACCACGTGGTAGCCGTGACGGAAGGGCCCGCCCGAATTGGCGCACGAGCCCATGGACACGGCCCACTTGGGATCAGGCATCTGATCGTAGATCCGCTTGAGCATGGGCGCCATCTTGATGGTGACGGTGCCCGAGACGATCATGAGATCGGAGTGGCGCGGCGAGGCCCACGGGACCATGCCCAGGCGCTCGACGTCGAAGCGCGAGGCGAAGGTCGCCATCATCTCGATGGCGCAGCAGGCGAGGCCGAAGGTGACCGGCCAGACGGAGGACTTCCGCGCCCAGTTCAGGAAGCCGTCGGCG from Candidatus Methylomirabilota bacterium includes:
- a CDS encoding NADH-quinone oxidoreductase subunit D produces the protein MDIEGRQVLEMGYAGAERLTMNMGPQHPSTHGVFRAILTLEGETVVAVDAVIGYLHRCHEKLAETLTYTQYPSIASKTDYVAAMTSELAYVRAAEMVGKIDVPKRAQYLRVIAAELQRVASHCLWLGTWCLDMGGALGGGATVFLYCIREREDVLDLFESLTGARLLYGLHQVGGTRYDIPAGWAQKCRATVDKIDGRIGEFEEMLESNAFFMARTQGVGTVSRELAQEVGISGPLIRGSGVNYDIRRAEPYSSYEDFDFKVPVETAGDCYARYRVRMVEFRESIKIVRQALDGLPEGPISSRPGVKSVGQVRIPKGEAYARIEGARGEVGCYLIADGSAKPYRMKWRGASFSNLAVLPHIIPGHKVADVVAIMGSVDPVFGEVDR
- a CDS encoding NADH-quinone oxidoreductase subunit C; this encodes MLTHTQARPLIQERFGIGASGEGPLLVVEAPADQWLALGRFARAELGCGYLSFVSAVDWKEQGLEVVARVENLEARFALMMKCKLGAGETSCPSLVPVWRGADWMERECYDMFGVRFEGHGDLRRILLPHDWEGHPLLKSYAVDTPYPPYR
- a CDS encoding NADH-quinone oxidoreductase subunit B family protein, giving the protein MEIKAPIPQIPPAVWTEFKDLQEWEKLHQERPEGDKHSALFESVSEGIFNFPGGFVVTTLADGFLNWARKSSVWPVTFGLACCAIEMMATFASRFDVERLGMVPWASPRHSDLMIVSGTVTIKMAPMLKRIYDQMPDPKWAVSMGSCANSGGPFRHGYHVVKGVDRVIPVDVYVPGCPPPPESLLYGLLKLQDQISHFRKTGQRPAPTEKID